The Astyanax mexicanus isolate ESR-SI-001 chromosome 7, AstMex3_surface, whole genome shotgun sequence genome has a window encoding:
- the emx1 gene encoding homeobox protein EMX1, producing MFSAAGKRCFTIESLVAKENPLSGEEPVRPAALTYTPPADSFLGGYQSPAGRALYPSPELVFPDAVSHAPLSAHPHQLGGAHLQHPHFFSAQHREPINFYPWVLRNRFFGHRFQGNEVAHDSLLLHGPFARKPKRIRTAFSPSQLLRLERAFDKNHYVVGAERKQLANSLSLSETQVKVWFQNRRTKYKRQKLEEEGPDNTQKKKGNHHINRWRIATKQAGSEDIDVTSDA from the exons ATGTTCTCGGCCGCAGGGAAGCGCTGCTTCACCATCGAGTCTTTAGTGGCGAAGGAGAACCCGTTATCGGGGGAAGAGCCCGTGCGCCCCGCTGCTCTCACTTACACGCCCCCCGCAGACTCTTTCCTGGGCGGCTATCAGAGCCCCGCGGGCCGGGCGCTCTACCCCAGCCCAGAACTTGTGTTCCCGGACGCGGTGAGCCACGCGCCCCTGAGCGCACACCCGCACCAGCTCGGTGGAGCGCACCTTCAACACCCGCACTTCTTCAGCGCGCAGCACCGAGAACCCATCAACTTTTACCCCTGGGTGTTACGGAACCGGTTCTTTGGACATCGGTTTCAAG GAAACGAAGTAGCCCATGACTCGCTGTTGCTGCACGGGCCCTTCGCCCGCAAGCCGAAGCGGATCCGCACGGCCTTCTCTCCCTCTCAGCTGCTGCGGCTGGAACGCGCTTTTGACAAGAACCACTACGTGGTGGGAGCAGAGCGCAAACAGCTCGCCAACAGCCTCAGTTTGTCCGAGACCCAg GTGAAAGTTTGGTTCCAGAACCGCAGGACCAAGTACAAACGTCAGAAGCTGGAGGAAGAGGGACCAGACAATACACAGAAGAAGAAGGGCAACCACCACATCAACCGCTGGAGGATTGCCACCAAACAGGCCGGCTCTGAGGACATAGATGTCACATCTGATGCCTAG